One window from the genome of Motilibacter peucedani encodes:
- the panC gene encoding pantoate--beta-alanine ligase, protein MTALVHETAALRTSLEGRGPLAVVMTMGALHAGHAALVRAARARVGDTGTVVVTVFVNPLQFGPGEDFERYPRTLDDDLEVCRREGVDVVFAPSAAEVYPREPVVRVDPGPPGSDLEGASRPGHFAGVLTVVLKLMNLVRPQLAFFGEKDWQQLSLVTAMATDLSLGVEVVGVPTVREPDGLALSSRNRYLSADERAAALALSRALQAGAAQGARGSEAVLAAGREVLAGASGVRVDYLELRGPGFSADPRGGEARLLVAARVGTTRLIDNVPVRLGSAA, encoded by the coding sequence ATGACCGCACTGGTGCACGAGACGGCAGCACTGCGTACCTCGCTCGAGGGCCGCGGCCCGCTCGCCGTCGTCATGACGATGGGCGCCCTGCACGCGGGGCACGCCGCTCTCGTGCGCGCCGCGCGGGCCCGCGTCGGCGACACCGGCACCGTCGTCGTGACGGTGTTCGTCAACCCGCTGCAGTTCGGGCCGGGGGAGGACTTCGAGCGCTATCCGCGCACGCTCGACGACGACCTCGAGGTCTGCCGCCGTGAGGGGGTCGACGTGGTCTTCGCCCCCTCGGCGGCCGAGGTCTACCCCCGCGAGCCGGTCGTGCGCGTCGACCCCGGGCCGCCCGGGAGCGACCTGGAGGGCGCCTCCCGGCCGGGGCACTTCGCGGGCGTGCTCACGGTGGTGCTCAAGCTGATGAACCTCGTGCGCCCGCAGCTCGCGTTCTTCGGCGAGAAGGACTGGCAGCAGCTCTCGCTGGTCACGGCGATGGCGACCGACCTGTCGCTCGGCGTGGAGGTCGTCGGCGTGCCCACCGTGCGCGAGCCCGACGGGCTGGCCCTCTCGAGCCGCAACCGCTACCTCTCGGCCGACGAGCGGGCGGCGGCGCTCGCGCTGTCGCGTGCCCTGCAGGCCGGCGCTGCTCAGGGCGCCCGGGGGTCCGAGGCGGTCCTCGCGGCGGGACGCGAGGTGCTGGCCGGTGCGTCGGGGGTACGCGTCGACTACCTCGAGCTGCGCGGGCCTGGCTTCTCGGCGGACCCGCGCGGCGGCGAGGCCCGCCTGCTCGTCGCCGCCCGCGTCGGCACCACCCGGCTCATCGACAACGTGCCCGTGCGGCTCGGGTCGGCCGCATGA
- a CDS encoding Rossmann-like and DUF2520 domain-containing protein — MPLPASPAARARPARLDVGVVGTGRAGAVIGAALGGAGHRVVAASGVSEASRSRAAALLPGVPLLPPADVVSRAGLAVLAVPDDELAPLARGLAEVGAVRPGTLLVHLSGRHGVGVLQPAVEAGALPLAIHPAMTFTGTPVDLSRLAGCPFAVTAPEPLVPIGQALVVEMGGEPQGVPESLRPLYHAALAGAANSLVTLVAQSLDLLVTCGIEQPARFVAPLLSAALDGALRNGDLALTGPVARGDAGTVASHVHELGLVSPEAAAAYVALARLTADRALAAGVLAPERAEPLLDVLAGRAR, encoded by the coding sequence ATGCCGCTGCCCGCGTCACCCGCCGCCCGTGCGCGGCCCGCCCGCCTCGACGTGGGCGTCGTCGGCACGGGCCGGGCCGGTGCGGTCATCGGTGCGGCGCTCGGCGGCGCCGGCCACCGGGTCGTGGCCGCCTCGGGCGTCTCGGAGGCCAGCCGGTCGCGCGCCGCCGCGCTGCTGCCGGGCGTGCCGCTGCTCCCGCCCGCCGACGTCGTGTCGCGTGCGGGACTCGCCGTGCTCGCCGTGCCCGACGACGAGCTGGCACCCCTGGCCCGCGGACTGGCCGAGGTCGGCGCCGTGCGCCCCGGCACCCTGCTCGTCCACCTCAGCGGCCGGCACGGCGTCGGCGTGCTCCAGCCGGCGGTCGAGGCGGGTGCCCTGCCGCTCGCGATCCACCCGGCGATGACCTTCACCGGCACGCCGGTCGACCTCTCGCGCCTGGCGGGCTGCCCCTTCGCGGTGACCGCGCCCGAGCCGCTCGTGCCCATCGGCCAGGCGCTGGTCGTGGAGATGGGCGGCGAGCCGCAGGGCGTGCCCGAGTCGCTGCGCCCGCTCTACCACGCGGCGCTCGCAGGTGCTGCGAACTCCCTCGTGACGCTGGTGGCGCAGTCGCTCGACCTGCTGGTCACCTGCGGCATCGAGCAGCCGGCCCGCTTCGTGGCGCCGCTGCTGTCGGCCGCCCTCGACGGCGCCCTGCGCAACGGCGACCTGGCCCTGACCGGCCCGGTGGCGCGCGGCGACGCCGGCACCGTGGCCTCGCACGTCCACGAGCTGGGGCTGGTCTCGCCGGAGGCGGCGGCCGCCTACGTCGCCCTCGCCCGGCTCACCGCCGACCGCGCGCTGGCGGCCGGGGTGCTCGCGCCCGAGCGGGCCGAGCCGCTGCTCGACGTCCTGGCCGGCAGGGCCCGATGA
- a CDS encoding SAM-dependent methyltransferase — MLLTWREATAAALYGRGGFYVREEPRAHFRTSAHVPSFARAVAALADRHGLRTVVDLGAGGGELVAGLAALQPDLALHGVDLAPRPVGLAPAVGWTAELPRCDGALVVANEWLDSVPVDVLEQTGDGPRLVLVDPRTGGEALGDAPAPNDLAWLDRWWPLRRVGERAEVGLPRDAAWAAVVRAVDGVAVAVDYAHTRDERAAGAYADGTLRAHRGGRLVRPVPDGSCDVTSAVALDAVQAAGEQAGATTLAVSSQRDAMDGLLEAGGLQQRLERAELRDPAALGGFTWLVQRCGVRVQ; from the coding sequence GTGCTCCTGACCTGGCGCGAGGCGACGGCGGCCGCGCTCTACGGCCGCGGAGGCTTCTACGTGCGCGAGGAGCCACGCGCGCACTTCCGCACCTCGGCGCACGTGCCGTCGTTCGCCCGCGCGGTCGCCGCCCTGGCCGACCGCCACGGGCTGCGCACCGTGGTGGACCTGGGCGCCGGCGGCGGCGAGCTGGTCGCCGGCCTCGCCGCCCTGCAACCCGACCTGGCGCTGCACGGCGTCGACCTGGCTCCCCGGCCGGTGGGCCTGGCTCCGGCCGTGGGCTGGACGGCCGAGCTCCCCCGCTGCGACGGTGCGCTCGTCGTCGCCAACGAGTGGCTCGACTCCGTGCCGGTCGACGTCCTCGAGCAGACCGGCGACGGCCCGCGGCTGGTGCTCGTCGACCCGCGGACGGGCGGGGAGGCGCTCGGCGACGCGCCAGCTCCGAACGACCTCGCCTGGCTCGACCGCTGGTGGCCGCTGCGCCGGGTCGGCGAGCGCGCGGAGGTGGGGCTCCCGCGCGACGCTGCCTGGGCCGCGGTCGTGCGCGCCGTCGACGGGGTCGCCGTGGCGGTCGACTACGCCCACACCCGCGACGAGCGGGCAGCGGGCGCGTACGCCGACGGCACCCTGCGCGCGCACCGCGGCGGCCGCCTGGTGCGACCGGTGCCGGACGGGTCGTGCGACGTGACGAGCGCCGTCGCGCTCGACGCGGTGCAGGCCGCCGGTGAGCAGGCGGGGGCGACCACGCTGGCGGTGTCCTCCCAGCGGGACGCGATGGACGGGCTGCTGGAGGCGGGCGGCCTCCAGCAGCGGCTCGAGCGGGCCGAGCTGCGCGACCCGGCCGCGCTGGGCGGGTTCACGTGGCTGGTGCAGCGGTGCGGCGTACGCGTGCAGTGA
- a CDS encoding PrsW family glutamic-type intramembrane protease: MTTSIRTDQPRSGRPAGPPLTRAARHGWLLVLAIGSAFFVADERTLVGTQNPNFLPSVILLGAAAVPAAFTTFVYGRRLAFDVPVGTVWTTAVLGGLIGTVVAGSLEYKTLRTLGVLPMVGVAAIEEFAKLLLPAAVLFLRPWRRRADGLLLGVAAGAGFAALETMGYGMVTLLQSGGDIGAVQNLLLVRGILSPAGHMAWTGIAAAALWSAAAGGWSAAGVRRVVVAVVVVVGIHTAWDSVHTMVGYVVLAAVSLAVLTYVTHRIAVAEPVAASG, encoded by the coding sequence GTGACCACCTCCATCCGCACCGACCAGCCGCGCTCAGGGCGCCCTGCCGGGCCGCCGCTCACGCGCGCGGCGCGGCACGGGTGGCTGCTCGTGCTCGCCATCGGCAGCGCCTTCTTCGTCGCCGACGAGCGCACGCTGGTGGGCACGCAGAACCCCAACTTCCTCCCGTCGGTGATCCTGCTGGGCGCCGCCGCCGTGCCTGCCGCGTTCACCACCTTCGTCTACGGGCGCCGGCTGGCGTTCGACGTGCCGGTTGGCACGGTTTGGACCACCGCAGTGCTAGGTGGACTGATCGGTACGGTCGTGGCCGGGTCGCTGGAGTACAAGACGCTGCGCACGCTCGGCGTGCTGCCCATGGTCGGGGTTGCAGCGATCGAGGAGTTCGCGAAGCTGCTGCTGCCTGCGGCGGTGCTCTTCCTGCGCCCGTGGCGGCGACGCGCAGACGGGCTGCTGCTCGGAGTCGCCGCAGGAGCGGGGTTCGCCGCCCTCGAGACCATGGGCTACGGCATGGTGACGCTGCTCCAGAGCGGCGGCGACATCGGTGCGGTGCAGAACCTGCTGCTGGTGCGCGGGATCCTCAGCCCGGCCGGTCACATGGCCTGGACCGGCATCGCCGCAGCGGCGCTCTGGTCGGCCGCGGCGGGCGGGTGGTCAGCGGCAGGCGTACGCCGTGTGGTCGTCGCAGTCGTCGTCGTGGTCGGCATCCACACCGCCTGGGACAGCGTCCACACGATGGTCGGCTACGTCGTGCTCGCCGCCGTCAGCCTGGCCGTGCTCACCTACGTGACCCACCGCATCGCGGTCGCCGAGCCGGTGGCTGCTTCCGGCTGA
- a CDS encoding cytochrome P450 produces MQVPAAPAAFDPTRRAFVVDPYPVYAELRESAPVAWAAQTGQVLVARHEDIDAVLRDRRFGRSYLQVATHADMGRPDEPEELAPFWDVVRDGMLDTEPPDHTRLRRLVSKAFTPARVAALRPKVEAIAARLVDALLDAGSDGSAVELRSAVAEPLPVAVIADLLGVPESDRGLLLPWSHAMCRMYELHPTVDDQRGAVQAAGEFAAYLRDLAADRRLHPQDDLVTALAEVVDEGERLTEDELVGTCVLLLNAGHEATVGVTTNGTATLLQHPDQLERLRGDLALLPTAVEELLRYSTPLQLFSRWALEDADIAGIPVPRGTQAALLFGSANRDPARFDDPERFDVGRTPNPHISFGAGIHYCLGAPLARLELGAIFSELVQRVPGLAIASEPVWGRGYIIRTLEGLSVTVR; encoded by the coding sequence ATGCAGGTACCCGCCGCGCCCGCCGCCTTCGACCCCACCCGCCGGGCGTTCGTCGTGGACCCCTACCCCGTCTACGCCGAGCTGCGCGAGAGCGCCCCCGTGGCCTGGGCCGCGCAGACCGGCCAGGTGCTGGTCGCTCGCCACGAGGACATCGACGCCGTCCTGCGCGACCGTCGCTTCGGGCGCAGCTACCTCCAGGTCGCCACGCACGCCGACATGGGCCGGCCCGACGAGCCCGAGGAGCTCGCGCCGTTCTGGGACGTCGTGCGCGACGGCATGCTCGACACCGAGCCGCCCGACCACACCCGCCTGCGGCGCCTGGTGTCCAAGGCGTTCACCCCTGCGCGCGTCGCCGCCCTGCGTCCGAAGGTCGAGGCCATCGCCGCCCGCCTGGTCGACGCGCTGCTCGACGCCGGCAGCGACGGCTCGGCCGTCGAGCTGCGATCGGCGGTCGCCGAGCCGCTGCCCGTCGCGGTCATCGCCGACCTGCTGGGGGTGCCGGAGTCCGACCGCGGGCTGCTGCTGCCGTGGTCGCACGCGATGTGCCGGATGTACGAGCTGCACCCCACCGTCGACGACCAGCGCGGGGCGGTGCAGGCGGCCGGCGAGTTCGCCGCCTACCTGCGCGACCTCGCGGCCGACCGTCGCCTGCACCCCCAGGACGACCTGGTCACCGCCCTCGCCGAGGTGGTCGACGAGGGCGAGCGGCTCACCGAGGACGAGCTGGTCGGCACCTGTGTGCTGCTGCTCAACGCCGGCCACGAGGCGACCGTCGGCGTGACCACCAACGGCACCGCCACCCTCCTCCAGCACCCCGACCAGCTCGAGCGGCTGCGGGGCGACCTCGCGCTGCTGCCCACCGCCGTCGAGGAGCTGCTGCGCTACAGCACGCCGCTGCAGCTGTTCTCCCGCTGGGCGCTCGAGGACGCCGACATCGCCGGCATCCCCGTGCCCCGCGGCACCCAGGCGGCCCTGCTGTTCGGCTCGGCCAACCGCGACCCCGCGCGCTTCGACGACCCCGAGCGGTTCGACGTCGGCCGCACCCCGAACCCGCACATCTCCTTCGGTGCCGGCATCCACTACTGCCTGGGTGCGCCGCTCGCGCGGCTCGAGCTGGGCGCGATCTTCAGCGAGCTGGTGCAGCGGGTGCCGGGCCTGGCGATCGCCTCCGAGCCCGTGTGGGGCCGCGGCTACATCATCCGCACGCTCGAAGGCCTGTCCGTCACCGTCCGCTGA
- a CDS encoding PH domain-containing protein: MTQPLRRLHPLTPFIRGWKIFVAFAVVVAQQVGLERHGPARWALLALAGAVPVAAVAGWLAWRTTTYGFDGEDLRVDSGIVVRRSRRVRLDRLQAVDVVRPLLARLVGLAELRLEVVGASSSEGGLAYLSEEEARALRAELLARAAGLVAAEHADPAAGAPVHEEAPEHLLHAVPWGRYVASLVLSAPTLVAGLVIGAAVALSAWQRTAAPLALVLPALVVPVQQFFVRGQADAGFEVSGSADGLRLRHGLLESRQQTVPPGRVQAIRVVAPVLWRPWGWVRLEVAVAGYGQKAQALTGTLLPVAPRAEAEQLVRLVLGAEVGPADHDRLAVPLVPAPRRARWLDPLGWRALGVGGDDEVLLARHGAFRVVLDVVPHAKVQSLRVVQGPLQRRLGLVTLHVDLPPHIAPLVPHRDAAEAAALLATEVERTRAARARARPERWAQPAGGRSAGL; the protein is encoded by the coding sequence GTGACGCAGCCCCTGCGGCGCCTGCACCCGCTCACGCCGTTCATCCGCGGCTGGAAGATCTTCGTCGCCTTCGCCGTCGTGGTCGCCCAGCAGGTGGGCCTCGAGCGCCACGGCCCGGCCCGCTGGGCGCTGCTCGCGCTGGCGGGCGCGGTGCCCGTCGCCGCGGTCGCCGGGTGGCTCGCGTGGCGCACCACGACGTACGGCTTCGACGGCGAGGACCTCCGCGTCGACAGCGGGATCGTCGTGCGCCGCTCCCGTCGCGTGCGGCTCGACCGGCTGCAGGCGGTCGACGTCGTACGCCCGCTGCTGGCCCGCCTCGTCGGGCTCGCGGAGCTGCGGCTCGAGGTGGTGGGCGCCAGCTCGAGCGAGGGCGGGCTCGCCTACCTCTCGGAGGAGGAGGCCCGCGCGCTGCGCGCCGAGCTGCTCGCCCGCGCCGCGGGCCTCGTCGCCGCCGAGCACGCCGACCCCGCCGCCGGGGCCCCGGTGCACGAGGAGGCGCCGGAGCACCTGCTCCACGCGGTCCCGTGGGGCCGCTACGTCGCCTCGCTCGTGCTCTCGGCGCCGACCCTGGTGGCCGGCCTCGTGATCGGCGCCGCGGTGGCGCTGTCGGCCTGGCAGCGCACGGCGGCGCCGCTCGCGCTCGTGCTCCCGGCGCTCGTGGTGCCGGTGCAGCAGTTCTTCGTCCGCGGCCAGGCCGACGCCGGCTTCGAGGTCTCCGGCTCCGCCGACGGGCTGCGGCTGCGCCACGGGCTGCTCGAGAGCCGCCAGCAGACGGTGCCGCCGGGGCGGGTGCAGGCGATCCGCGTGGTGGCACCGGTGCTGTGGCGCCCGTGGGGCTGGGTGCGGCTCGAGGTGGCGGTCGCGGGCTACGGGCAGAAGGCGCAGGCGCTCACCGGCACGCTGCTGCCGGTCGCGCCGCGCGCGGAGGCCGAGCAGCTGGTACGCCTGGTGCTGGGTGCGGAGGTCGGGCCCGCCGACCACGACCGCCTCGCCGTCCCGCTGGTGCCCGCTCCCCGCCGGGCCCGCTGGCTCGACCCGCTGGGCTGGCGCGCGCTCGGCGTGGGCGGCGACGACGAGGTGCTGCTGGCCCGGCACGGCGCCTTCCGGGTGGTGCTCGACGTCGTGCCGCACGCCAAGGTGCAGTCGCTGCGGGTGGTGCAGGGCCCGCTGCAGCGCCGGCTCGGCCTGGTCACGCTGCACGTCGACCTGCCGCCCCACATCGCTCCGCTGGTGCCGCACCGCGACGCCGCCGAGGCGGCGGCACTGCTCGCGACCGAGGTCGAGCGCACCCGGGCTGCGCGCGCCCGGGCGAGGCCCGAGCGGTGGGCGCAACCGGCTGGCGGACGGTCCGCCGGGCTCTAG
- a CDS encoding PH domain-containing protein, which produces MDDPFDPFDVEWRPVSPRLATVRRALGCGALLLVTVLVAVGLGLLAGTTWAGLAVLVGVLAAALVWVLVGRNVASWAYAERADDLLLRKGLLVRRLTVVPYGRMQFVDVTADPVHRLAGLATVQLHTAAATTDAVIRGLVPAEAARLRDRLAARGEARAAGL; this is translated from the coding sequence GTGGACGACCCGTTCGACCCGTTCGACGTCGAGTGGCGACCGGTGTCGCCGCGCCTCGCGACGGTGCGCCGCGCCCTGGGCTGCGGCGCGCTGCTGCTCGTCACGGTGCTGGTCGCCGTCGGGCTCGGCCTGCTCGCGGGCACGACCTGGGCAGGGCTCGCCGTGCTGGTCGGCGTGCTCGCGGCCGCCCTGGTCTGGGTGCTGGTCGGGCGCAACGTCGCCTCGTGGGCCTACGCCGAGCGCGCCGACGACCTGCTGCTCCGCAAGGGGCTGCTCGTGCGCCGCCTGACCGTCGTGCCCTACGGCCGCATGCAGTTCGTCGACGTGACCGCCGACCCGGTGCACCGGCTGGCCGGGCTCGCGACGGTGCAGCTGCACACGGCAGCGGCGACGACCGACGCGGTGATCCGCGGGCTGGTGCCCGCCGAGGCGGCCCGGCTGCGCGACCGGCTCGCCGCCCGTGGCGAGGCTCGGGCCGCCGGCCTGTGA
- a CDS encoding NADH-quinone oxidoreductase subunit D-related protein, with amino-acid sequence MPAVRTLRVGVGAATGWGPEAADLVLPIGPQHPSAHGGLRLHLRVEDSVVAAVEPEVGFMHRGAEKLFEARDYRQVIVLANRHDWLSAFANELGIVLAAERMLGMEVPPRAVWARTALAEMNRVLGALMFLASPPDPARPEGDTVTDPAVLALREPLQRVLEAVSGGRVHFMLNRVGGLKEDLPEGWLPEAVHALEDVRSGLDAACAVVAAPAFRDRLRGLGVLTREDALTYGVSGPVARASGIDADLRIDAPYLAYGELEVPRTRRVEGDALARWEVLAESARTGLDLALAALARVEPGEFAVRLPKVLTVPEGTAYSVTENLLGLNGYYLVSRGGKVPWRLKLRSASFGNVQALEALLPGTPVAELVPVLTSLFFITGDIDR; translated from the coding sequence ATGCCCGCCGTGAGGACTCTGCGGGTGGGCGTCGGCGCGGCGACGGGGTGGGGGCCGGAGGCGGCCGACCTCGTGCTGCCCATCGGCCCGCAGCACCCGTCGGCCCACGGCGGGCTGCGGCTGCACCTGCGCGTCGAGGACTCCGTCGTCGCGGCCGTCGAGCCCGAGGTCGGGTTCATGCACCGCGGGGCCGAGAAGCTGTTCGAGGCGCGCGACTACCGCCAGGTGATCGTGCTGGCCAACCGCCACGACTGGCTCTCGGCCTTCGCCAACGAGCTCGGCATCGTGCTGGCCGCCGAGCGGATGCTGGGCATGGAGGTGCCGCCGCGGGCGGTGTGGGCGCGCACCGCCCTGGCCGAGATGAACCGCGTGCTCGGCGCGCTGATGTTCCTCGCCAGCCCGCCGGACCCTGCGCGCCCGGAGGGAGACACGGTCACCGACCCCGCGGTGCTCGCCCTGCGCGAGCCGCTGCAGCGGGTGCTCGAGGCGGTGTCGGGCGGCCGGGTCCACTTCATGCTCAACCGCGTCGGCGGGCTGAAGGAGGACCTCCCCGAGGGCTGGCTGCCCGAGGCGGTGCACGCGCTGGAGGACGTGCGCAGCGGCCTCGACGCCGCGTGCGCGGTCGTCGCCGCGCCGGCGTTCCGCGACCGGCTGCGCGGGCTGGGCGTGCTGACGCGGGAGGACGCGCTGACCTACGGCGTGAGCGGGCCGGTCGCCCGCGCGTCGGGGATCGACGCCGACCTGCGGATCGACGCGCCGTACCTCGCCTACGGCGAGCTGGAGGTGCCGCGCACTCGCCGGGTGGAGGGCGACGCGCTCGCGCGCTGGGAGGTGCTCGCGGAGTCGGCGCGTACGGGTCTTGACCTCGCGCTCGCGGCGCTGGCCCGCGTGGAGCCGGGGGAGTTCGCGGTGCGGCTGCCGAAGGTGCTCACCGTGCCCGAGGGCACGGCCTACTCGGTGACGGAGAACCTGCTGGGGCTCAACGGCTACTACCTGGTCTCGCGCGGCGGCAAGGTGCCGTGGCGGCTGAAGCTGCGCAGCGCGTCGTTCGGCAACGTGCAGGCGCTCGAGGCGCTGCTGCCTGGTACGCCGGTGGCTGAGCTCGTGCCGGTGCTGACCTCGCTCTTCTTCATCACCGGCGACATCGACCGCTGA
- a CDS encoding glycine betaine ABC transporter substrate-binding protein produces the protein MRTRLGLAAGVLAASGMLLAGCGDSGSSSGSGGAPASSAAAPSAASSSASSGGASTDASAAPAGGTADCKPVAGKELVVLTDDKKLQTVDNIVPAINAKAATPALTAALDKVSSVLTTDDLVSLNRQVSAERKTSPNVAKAYVKDKGLDSGLSGGSGSITVGAANFAENQTVAEIYAAVLDAAGFKAKTQTIGAREVYLAALEKGQIQVVPEYVGTLTEFINKAQNGPKATALASPDLDKTVAALTPLAKKVGLTIGKPAEAADQNAFAVTTAFAEANGVKTLSDLAAKCGSGLVLGGPPECPTRPFCQPGLESSYGLKFDSFTALDAGGPLTMTALKTGKVSLGLVFSSDGGLTSAS, from the coding sequence ATGCGCACACGACTTGGACTGGCGGCGGGAGTGCTCGCTGCGAGCGGCATGCTGCTCGCCGGCTGCGGCGACTCTGGATCGTCCAGCGGCTCGGGCGGTGCGCCTGCCTCCTCGGCGGCCGCCCCGAGCGCGGCGTCGAGCTCGGCTTCGAGCGGCGGCGCCAGCACTGACGCGTCGGCTGCTCCCGCGGGCGGCACCGCCGACTGCAAGCCGGTCGCCGGCAAGGAGCTCGTCGTCCTCACCGACGACAAGAAGCTGCAGACGGTCGACAACATCGTCCCGGCGATCAACGCCAAGGCGGCCACCCCGGCGCTGACCGCAGCGCTCGACAAGGTGTCCTCGGTCCTGACGACCGACGACCTGGTCTCGCTCAACCGCCAGGTCAGCGCCGAGCGCAAGACCTCGCCGAACGTCGCCAAGGCCTACGTCAAGGACAAGGGCCTCGACAGCGGGCTCTCCGGCGGCTCGGGATCGATCACGGTGGGCGCCGCCAACTTCGCCGAGAACCAGACGGTCGCCGAGATCTACGCCGCCGTCCTCGACGCGGCCGGCTTCAAGGCCAAGACCCAGACCATCGGCGCCCGCGAGGTCTACCTCGCCGCGCTCGAGAAGGGCCAGATCCAGGTCGTGCCGGAGTACGTCGGCACGCTCACCGAGTTCATCAACAAGGCGCAGAACGGCCCCAAGGCCACCGCGCTGGCCAGCCCCGACCTCGACAAGACGGTCGCCGCGCTGACCCCGCTGGCCAAGAAGGTCGGCCTGACGATCGGCAAGCCGGCCGAGGCGGCCGACCAGAACGCGTTCGCGGTGACCACCGCCTTCGCCGAGGCCAACGGCGTCAAGACGCTGTCCGACCTCGCCGCGAAGTGCGGCTCCGGCCTGGTGCTCGGCGGCCCGCCGGAGTGCCCGACCCGCCCGTTCTGCCAGCCCGGCCTCGAGTCGAGCTACGGGCTGAAGTTCGACTCCTTCACCGCGCTCGACGCCGGTGGCCCGCTCACCATGACGGCCCTCAAGACCGGCAAGGTCAGCCTCGGGCTCGTCTTCAGCTCCGACGGCGGCCTCACCTCCGCGTCCTAG
- a CDS encoding universal stress protein, with amino-acid sequence MNGFELGNDGPTIIVVGIDGSPTSMRAGAYAAGLARRQGAELLVVHVVGGMAMAGLVPGAIGVVEATLDENAEQIAKQVEWGAEHAGVRAQFRSARGDAFTELSRIADEVRADAVVVGASASAGHRIVGSLAVRLVRAGRWPVTVVP; translated from the coding sequence GTGAACGGCTTCGAGCTCGGCAACGACGGCCCGACCATCATCGTCGTGGGCATCGACGGCTCGCCCACCTCGATGCGTGCCGGCGCCTACGCGGCCGGCCTCGCGCGCCGCCAGGGCGCCGAGCTGCTCGTCGTCCACGTCGTCGGCGGCATGGCGATGGCGGGCCTCGTGCCCGGCGCGATCGGCGTCGTCGAGGCGACGCTCGACGAGAACGCGGAGCAGATCGCCAAGCAGGTCGAGTGGGGCGCGGAGCACGCCGGCGTGCGTGCGCAGTTCCGCAGCGCCCGCGGCGACGCGTTCACGGAGCTCTCGCGGATCGCCGACGAGGTACGCGCCGACGCCGTCGTCGTCGGCGCCTCCGCGAGCGCGGGGCACCGGATCGTCGGGTCGCTGGCCGTGCGCCTGGTGCGGGCCGGGCGCTGGCCGGTCACGGTCGTACCCTGA
- a CDS encoding ABC transporter permease: MSYVHDAVVWLNDPLNWKGQHGVVQLLVDHLRITGLSVGLASLVALPLGIGFGHLGRGGAFTVAAANVSRAVPVLAVLTILVSTPVGFGDRATVIALALFAAPVVLANAYVGMRGVDPDLVEAATAMGLSGGQVLRRVELPLALPLVAAGIRTAVVQVIATATLAALVGGGGLGTIINEGFSTQDYGETLAGGLLVSLLAVVAELGLAGLQRSLTPASLRPPRRRRRAAAVLAEAPEDPALAASGA; this comes from the coding sequence GTGAGCTACGTCCACGACGCGGTCGTCTGGCTCAACGACCCGCTCAACTGGAAGGGCCAGCACGGCGTCGTGCAGCTGCTGGTCGACCACCTGCGCATCACCGGGCTCTCCGTGGGGCTCGCCTCGCTCGTCGCGCTGCCGCTCGGCATCGGCTTCGGCCACCTCGGGCGCGGCGGCGCGTTCACGGTCGCGGCGGCCAACGTCTCCCGTGCGGTGCCGGTGCTCGCGGTGCTCACGATCCTCGTCTCGACGCCGGTGGGCTTCGGCGACCGGGCGACCGTCATCGCCCTCGCGCTGTTCGCCGCGCCCGTCGTGCTCGCCAACGCCTACGTCGGCATGCGCGGGGTGGACCCCGACCTCGTCGAGGCCGCGACGGCGATGGGCCTGTCGGGCGGGCAGGTGCTGCGCCGGGTGGAGCTCCCGCTGGCGCTGCCGCTCGTCGCCGCCGGCATCCGTACGGCTGTGGTGCAGGTGATCGCGACCGCGACCCTGGCCGCGCTGGTGGGCGGCGGCGGCCTCGGCACGATCATCAACGAGGGCTTCAGCACGCAGGACTACGGCGAGACCCTCGCCGGCGGGCTCCTCGTCTCGCTGCTCGCGGTCGTCGCTGAGCTCGGCCTCGCCGGGCTGCAGCGGTCGCTGACGCCGGCCAGCCTGCGCCCGCCGCGCCGCCGGCGGCGGGCTGCCGCCGTGCTGGCCGAGGCGCCGGAGGACCCGGCGCTCGCCGCGTCCGGCGCGTGA